Genomic window (Rhinatrema bivittatum chromosome 9, aRhiBiv1.1, whole genome shotgun sequence):
TTACTAATtaagtgttggcagttagtgctgttttggtatgggtagtttaacatagaaacatagaaatagaaatgacgccagaagaagaccaatcggctcatccagtctgcccagcaagcctcacacttctttttttctcatagttatctgtttctcttggctcctagtaacctttgtttactatattgtaattcaggttattcatggctttctgaggatcacatccatgcccaagacactttacaataggcttaatcCCATATAGTTCCAAGTAtcatttttgcagagttttctggctggcactACAGTGCATTtagatataatatacatgttatgatttttacctcagaagattgtactttgaatgtccttcaTCGTGTAAAATGTGTGACTATAAATGTATAGTTTTTAATTGTGGAAACGGCTATTGGTGGAAGGGaagcaaggctgtaaggtttgcctaggacacTTAAGACCCTTGCATCTGCCCTGGGTAGGGAGGGATATGAGTGTCAATCTTTTTAGTCCACTTTTTTATTGAATCATAAAAAATCACAAAAGTAACACTCATACAGTGTTGGGCCTCTTCATACACCATATCAATGAAAATACATTGACAGATTTAACAACCAAACATTAACTACCGATCTCAGCATGATAAAAAATATGTACATTACTCTAAATAAAGTACTATCCACAAGatatgaaaaaaacaaagatCATCTTAAGTTACTTAAAAACTGGCTCCTCGATCTGTGGGGCAAAGCATCATGGGTGACAATTTTTAAAGTATGGGGAGCTAGGCTTTATTCAGCATTGAAAAAGGGCCCAGGACAGTCtgagaatatgagagagagagagaggtgtctctgtgtctgtctgtgtgagagaaagacagagagacttTCCATTGTGTGATGTTAttggaaaaacaataaaaccaaaagcattaaaagaaacacaaaagcagaatgaggagggggcagcacagtaattgttcacacagcaCAGCTGTGCCAATTTAATATATTTCACCATCACAGAGTATCTGTATGGTGCACTGTGGCCTGCTGCAGTCACAACTGCTTTGCCTTATACAGTGCCCCAACAATCTTAAAGGAAGCATACAAATCATGCAATGCTTCAGAAATGCACATGGCAAGCTGGAGTAGTATATACTGCACAGCACGGTTAAAGGAACAACCACTCTGATGCTAATTCTTTTCATTTACTTGCATTTCCCCTGCTGCCCTGGAAGCAGCTTTGTTAGTAGAAATATCACAAGTATCCTTACACACACTGAATTGGACTGATTCACATCAGCTGTGATGTCCCATATGACAACATATACTGGATGAATCAAATAGGTCCAAACGCAAGCTAATATAATTTGTGAGAATTCCACTCACAGATTCTCCAAGGGAATGAGAAATTGCAGGGAAGCAGCTTAAAACCATTACCTTAAAATTCTCATGTTTACTTGATAAAGGGTGACTAAGCATCTTTGGATAATTTTCGTGTTGGTCCGATTCTGTACGACGTCTAGGCCTGGCTCACTGCACAAAAATGACATCTATGGGTGGGATTCAGGGTGCATGGCCACTGGACCTGACGGGATCTGCAGTTAAGTGAAGGCTATTGCTGCACATGGTGTGTCCTAATTAGGGAAATTCCATGGTGATAGTGAATAAAAGTGCCTCAATTTCTGACCTCCTTCCCTGGGTCACAAATAGCAAGCAAGGATCCAGCTGGTTTGGAAACTGAAGTGCAGAGGAAAATGAAGCAGGACAAAACCCCCCACAAAATAAAGCATTGTCATCTGCAAAGAatccaaaagttcctggaggattcTGACACAACCAacgcagtttttcaaaattaaCACTTTATATGGATTATGCTCAGCAGTATTTAGTAATAgtgcaacagctttttttttcttgtgaaataccaaaaaaaaaaaaaatctataagaaaaaaaagatCTATGCTTTGGCTGTCCTTTTAGCTCATTCTCCTGCCCCCAGGAGCCATACTTTGGGAATACGAATCAGAGAACCTTTTGGTTTCCTGCCACACAGCCAGCAGAGGGCACCTAAAACTTCAAGCAAAAAGACAAGCACTAGAATCTAAACAGAAATACATCTGCTTTTATACATGGAGAGAGACACAAAGGAACGTTAGCAATGGAGGGAGACGACCACATGTCAAGTAACATAGTAGGCAGGTACAAACCCGGCAGACTGGAAGGAcaagatggtctttttctgctaacaTTTATGCATGTCTATGAAAAGGGTTTTGCTtgagattactttttttttatgcttttcagTTTTGCCAGAGTCCATAAGAAAATTCCAGAAACAGTAGTTTAATAAAGAGATAGAACATGAATCATTCCAGCTGCTTGTCAGTAGTTTCAACATGATCTATTCTCCAAAATTATATGAAGAGGAACCAGACTAGGCAAAAGAAGTCCCAAGATATGAGGCTGAGTGACAGGAGAAATGGTCAGAGCCAAGCCAATCTCTTCTCACGCTTTTCCCTCTTAGACTGAGCAATGCTCGCACAGCCTTCTCAAACCTTTCCTCTTCGCTTCTGGCATGCTTTCGACCTGAAGAACATTTCACCAGGAAGCGCAAGGTCTAAACTACCCAATGCTTCTTTTCTGCCTATGCCAATCTCAATTTTCTATTTTGCTACTCAATGTCAACAGGAATCAAATGAGAAGCATATGAGATGCTGCATGTTTCTTACTGGCCAAACAAAATAACTAGGCAGCAGTATTGTCCTTCAATCTCCCCTAGGAACCAGATAATAAGAATTGAACTCCATAAAGGATGAAACGGGGAAATATTTGTAAATCCTATTGCTGCGGATTGAGCCTGTCATGCCTCAGCCATCCAAGGCAGTTTCCGGTGAAAGATCCACAGCCTGTGATGGAGCACAACTCTCCGACTCCAAGCCGGCCCCAGAGCCTTCCATCTCATGCTCCGAATTCTCCAGCTCATAGCTGAGGTCCAAGTTCCCTCCATCCcctaccacctcctcctcctcctcagactcttCTATTGACTGCTCCTGTGTCAAAGGCACAGctccaatctcctctttgtgctGCAGGAAGTTGCATATCATGTTGGGGCGCTGAGAGAAATCATTGTCCTTGATCTGGAATATTTCCACACCTCCCTCTGGAAATGAAGGAAATGTGGTGAGACAAAATTCTAAGATTATCTATAACTTTAAAATTAGCAGAGGTTCAGAACTTGCAAGCTGCAAAAGGATAAcacttaaaaatatattttccaagtTTCCAGTGGATTACTAGGACAGGGTTGAAAGTGTTCATACTCTGAAGCTACTCATGCTCTTTGGGCTGGCCAGACCTGGGAGGTGAGGAGAAACCACGATCAGAACCCCTGGCAGGATGGCCTCCATCTTGATGCACACTGGGTGGTAGAGGACCATACCAGTATCAAGCCAGAGAAAGAGGAATAGTCCATTCCCGAGTCagagcatcatcatcatcatcattataaTAGACAGGACATTCCCAAGTGATATTAATGGCAGCACATGAAGGCCACAACTTGCCCTCCTTTTCTATCCCCATCAAAATACAAAGTAGGGTTATGACAAAGTCCAACTGGGGTTAACTTAAAAAGTCTACTCCTGCCCCCACTTATCCCCATATCCTGTGTTTCAACAGTTTCTATTAATTTTCTTTGTAGCTTTTTTAAtacggggtaattttcaaagctatttatgcacataaaacccagtGGTAAAACAGCCCAGTTGaaggtgaactggggggggggagggggggggcgagaGAAACAGAGTTGGCACTTAGATgcatacattttgattttaaaaagtaggcCTGTAAGTTATGCCCTCCAAACAGGTGTCACTTTGCACAAGGTAAATGCGTGCATACTTGACTGGGATTTTCAAAGCATACATATTCACGCAAGTTCAGTTTGAAAACAGCCACTAAAATCTGTCtctatgtgggctgtttgaaaatttccctcatgACTGTCAAATGCAGCACAGCAGCTGTTTTTTCCCTAAACTGATTCCACAGGCTCACAATTATAATGTGAGAGGCTTCTGTATCTAGAGgattacagaaaaaaagagagttCATCCACTAGCTCACCTGatccttctccttccttctcagtcaGGAACGTGCGGGTCATGTTCAACTTCCTCACCGTGTGACATTTGTACTTCAGCTTTGGTTTGCTGCTACTGTCAGTGCTGGCCTCCACTATACAAAGGAAACCTCATCAGTGCTGCGGAAGCATCTTGTGTGGCGGAAGCACCTTGCCCCTCATAAAATCCGGGTACTTACCATGGTCTGGGTCTTCTTCAAATACCACACATGTGCCCAAGGCATCTGAGAAGAGAGGCACAACAAGGGGCTACTATTATTCTCTGGCAAAGACCTGAAGAGTTCTACAGCCTTTCGCCTGCTCCTACCTGCGTACTCCCCTGCGAAGACATACTTGCCCACTTGCAGAATGGGCTTCGCTGTGTCTATCCcctgcagaaaaagcaaaaaGCGTTAACATAGGTGGAGAAATCTACAGGAATGTATCTTCACCATCAAGCAGAACAAATGCTCCCCTGAACACTCACCTACATCTATGCAGCCTAAAAATGAATGCGGAACTAAGTTTGTGCAACCAGAAACATAACGTGACAAGTTTCAGTCCTTGCTGCTGTAAGATTGCAGAAAAATCCATTCTGCATGTCAGTCTCCAAACGGTCTAGAGTGCCATAAAGGCAACAgtccaaggaaaaataaaaaaagcttcaTCACAAGATTTTCTCTCTCAAAAGAGATCAATTCACAAATGACACATGGGAAAACAAATGTGATTCTAATAGAGGAAGTAGAACATCAAATCAGGAAAACCGGACAGATTTTTTATGCTACTGGGTAAAAACAGGATATATATTACTGGCGGCACAACTGCaacagaaaaagacaatataTACTTCATATCAAAAATGAAAGTGAAGGCATATACAGCACTAAAAAGATAATACCTATTGGAGCATTATCAGGCCGTattctccttggagtttcattgtTCTGAGGCACAGAAAGATCACTTTTTAATTAATATGAGAAAGAAACACGCTTTAGAAGATTTAACAATTTTGGACCctcaaaaggttttaaataatCTTCCTACTGGGAAGTCAGTGGACCTGCTGCATTCTCTTTGGAATGGATCACTGCAGAATAATGTTGGAAAACTAAATCTGGTCAACCATTTTGTCCGAGAGAGAGATAACTCCCCTGTTCCTTTCTCTCAGacacagaaaaggcctttgacagagtCAAATGGTTTTATCTACTCAAGCTACTAGAAAGATTACATATTTGCCCAAATGTGATAAGGGCTTTATATAAACtatcatggtcaggcaggcaggatgAAGAAATTActattttcctaataatttcctttcctctaatgataggccaatccacaccagtggatcATGCACTcccaccagaagatggagacaaagtAAAACTGACTCGTTGGATGTAACTGACATATAGCCCTGATCCAACATGAGCCTGCCAGCATCTCTAGAAAAGTCAAACTGTGGACAAGCTaattatacttgaacatgactATTAAACCATCAACGACTCACTCTCCCAACCaattgggaaacactgagctcagcaaaAAAGTTAACATCTAAGGGGCTGGGTTCTTTCACTAACTAGTCCTTCAaatgaattaaaagaaaaaacactcTGCATCATTTGCATATAAAGGACAAACTAAAAGCAAGTAGGCAGCCCAGGGTGGGCTATGAATtgacctgccttccttagagtaaaggaaattatcaggtaagtagtaatttctccttcctctgcactcagacAGGCCAACATACATCaatgggatgtacctaagctacaACCAAaaaaggtgggaggctgcctgcattCCTGTCAACACCACCTGCACAAAAGGCgcatccagtcttttgcatcgagggtcacatgtatgattttttacccgccggtgagagattgtatgtgtgcactcagtacaaagagctcctggctctcagggaacgagtctgacctctggaggctagagtagcagacttggaggagctgaggcagatagagaggtacattgatgagaccttcagggacatagtagccaagtcccaaatccagtctggcagccccagtgctgccttggatcagaaaggtcgcccagtaggagaacatcaccctggtgtagcagaaagtgatccgGTAACAAcgacttgctctccaggtgatgtattatcctctcgcactgaggataagtctcccagggctactgcccaggagggaagggttaggccggccatcatagttggtgattcaaatattagaaatgtagatagcagggtggctggtggacgtgaggaccgcctggaaacttgcctgcctggtgcgaaggtggcagacctcacacgtcacctaggtAGGATtacagacagtgctggggagaagtcGGCTgttgtggtatatgtgggcaccaaaaacataggaaaatgtgggagaggttctggaagccaaatttaggattttgggtagatagctgaaatccagaacctccaggtggcattctctgaaatgtttcctgttccacctgcaggtccccagaggcaggcagagctccacagTTTCAaggcatggatgagacgatggtgcagggaagagggattcagttttgtaaggaactggggaaaccttggggaaggggggagacttttccgaaaggatgggctctactttaaccagagtggaaccaggctgctggcgctaacctttaaaaaggagatagagcagcttttaaactagaacaagggggaaagctgacagtcactcagcagtgcatggtttggagaaatgtatccttgaaggatactaatgaaacaggagagttcgggcattccaacagagaggttccaataaaagcaaatgtagtccaaatgtagcctatatgtaaaaaatcacctgagctaaagatttccaaattatccctaacaactgaaaagcaggttgttaatacaaacaaaaaacacactttgaaatgtctgtatgccaatgccagaagtctaagaagtaagatgggaaagttagagtgtatagcagtgaatgatgagactgacataattagcatcacagagacttggtggaaggaggataaccaatgggacagtgctatatcagggtacaaactatatcgcaataatagggaggataaacttggtgggggtgtggcactttatatctgggagggtatacagtccaacaggataaagatcatacaagagactaaattctcagtagaatctatatgggtagaaatcccatgtgtgttgggtaagagtatagtgataggagtatactgctgTCCAACTGGACAAAATGTCAGACAGattatgaaatgctaagagaaatcagggaagctaaccaattttgcagtgcaataataatgggagatttcaattaccccaatattgactgggtaaatgtaacatcaggacatgctagagacaaagttcctggatgtcataaatgactacttcatggagcaattggttcaggaaccaacgagagagggagctattttggatttaattcttagtggaacacaggatttggtgagaggtaacagtggcgGGGCCTCTTGTCAACAGAGATCATAACATgctcaaatttaaactaataactggaagggggacaataagtaaatctgcagctctaacacaaaggggtagattttaataaagtacgcccgcgcgaacaaacgtacgccaGATTTTAGCAAAGCCTCAGAGCTTGCCttttactttgagaaaaaaatcaccaatcTGATATCCCCGCTAATCACCAACAATGGACAGCCTCCTCCCCCTTATTCCGCCTCTCTACAACAAAGCACAAGCCTCGAAGCTTTTGAGCCCACGTCATCCCTAGAGATAGAAACCTTGCTCAAGAAGCACAAACCTGCATCTCACCCATCGGACTCGATTCCTTCAAATCTACTCATCTCCATCCCAAAAACCATCGCCAAGCCTATTGCggaaatcattaactgctctttAACACAAGGTCTAGTTCCAGACGCCCTAAATcttgccattctcaaacctcaATTGAAAAAACCCAATCTGTCACCTGCTGATCCGGCTAACTTCCACCCTATAGCTAACCTAGCATTCATCTCTAAACTCTTGGAAAAAATCGTCAATAAGCAACTTTCTGAATATCTGGATGAAAACAAAATCCTAGCCCCAGCTCAGTTCGGTTTCCGCAAGTCTCTAAATACAGAAGCCCTCTTAATTTCAGACACCATACTCCtgagtctggaaaaaaaaaaacaaccttgtcctctcagccgccttcgacactgtgaaccactcAATTCTCGTGGATCGGCTAGctgacataggcatcaagggtcCCGCATTTAGTTGATTCAAGTCATTCCTTAgcaacaggttctacaaggtcaaaatcaacaaagaatcccaccctgtCAGCTCCACCTTGGGAGTCCCTCAaagttcctctctctccccaaccctcttcaacatttaccttctcccgctctgccagctcctttcAAATCTAAAGTTAACGCACTACATATAcaccgatgatgtgcaaatactcatcccgattaTGGATTCACTCCCCAAAACCCTCTG
Coding sequences:
- the GTF3C6 gene encoding general transcription factor 3C polypeptide 6 isoform X1 gives rise to the protein MATSVSSVSAVGLSGEGGFEEEEEEQLVVVELSGIIDTDFLEKCENQCKILGIDTAKPILQVGKYVFAGEYADALGTCVVFEEDPDHVEASTDSSSKPKLKYKCHTVRKLNMTRTFLTEKEGEGSEGGVEIFQIKDNDFSQRPNMICNFLQHKEEIGAVPLTQEQSIEESEEEEEVVGDGGNLDLSYELENSEHEMEGSGAGLESESCAPSQAVDLSPETALDG
- the GTF3C6 gene encoding general transcription factor 3C polypeptide 6 isoform X2 encodes the protein MATSEQLVVVELSGIIDTDFLEKCENQCKILGIDTAKPILQVGKYVFAGEYADALGTCVVFEEDPDHVEASTDSSSKPKLKYKCHTVRKLNMTRTFLTEKEGEGSEGGVEIFQIKDNDFSQRPNMICNFLQHKEEIGAVPLTQEQSIEESEEEEEVVGDGGNLDLSYELENSEHEMEGSGAGLESESCAPSQAVDLSPETALDG